A stretch of the Acanthopagrus latus isolate v.2019 chromosome 9, fAcaLat1.1, whole genome shotgun sequence genome encodes the following:
- the LOC119026476 gene encoding aryl hydrocarbon receptor-like, whose translation MYAGRKRRKPVQRAVKQAPSEGAKSNPSKRHRDRLNGELERLASLLPFPEEVTATLDKLSILRLSVSYLRAKNFFSVTLNGRNGATPAGMNDGDGKTAGSVETKIPEGDLLLQALNGFVLVITAGGIIFYSSHTIQDYLGFHQTDVMHQSVYELVHTEDQQELRRNLHWALNPPPAAASAITQDSPEEMEPDSSSSLVSYNPEQLPPENSSFLERSFVCRFRCLLDNSSGFLALNIQGRLKFLHGQSQRQENGGKVLSQLALFAIATPLQPPSILEIRTKNMIFRTKHKLDFTPLACDAKGKIVLGYTEAELRVRGSGYQFIHAADMLYCAENHVRMMKTGESGLTVFRLLTKENRWKWVQANARLVYKNGKPDYIIATQRPLLDEEGGEHLRKRSMHLPFTYATGEALLYQSNHPIAGFRDGGHEKNGSKSKKSRTERLVRDGVDPGSLLGALMSQDESVYVCQPAMEPKMSFHSSFFGDIMGFSDSEPSSLHRSWDEPSNGVLGPGITQAGPSFDPLLATLDSLSLDGQGVGDSEEVGCSNGELFGALEGLGLSAEDLELLLLDERMIRVEMDPERVPTLDDLLTNEEILSYIYDSLEGKINSSERGGQAPPSTSSATATTVSIPESNPTPDNNVQMQFPHNKPPLVEQAPIVQLSQQMQQHLNMRPDKVAHDWGQQSNHLPKTTVNGDLQNQSIPNGQWTPQGILASAGIQLDHFNTQQTIFNGKASELDGKLLEQKTHQRYLQQQQQPRMQSQRSQQCHAKQKADHLNGLCDISSTEHSAGKSQWQAFGFSENLGSNACLDNSQKPLTNTSLDSCMDYSMPDIDNVDYTISESMFGRSGQQHRAESTVSSFPGMNHNQQQEQIPVPLAQVISSLSQCPPPNTSLEQILGVGKPCRQLDHFGMVTSEIPHDPSPKMENGCILNSTYPGGCALPNRNGAVPPTVQMPGPETLSSLPDPPATGFYL comes from the exons ATGTATGCAGGACGCAAGAGGAGAAAACCAGTCCAGAGGGC GGTGAAGCAGGCGCCGTCTGAAGGGGCCAAGTCCAACCCGTCCAAACGGCACCGAGACCGGCTGAACGGGGAGCTGGAGCGCCTGGCCAGCCTGCTGCCTTTCCCCGAGGAGGTCACCGCCACTCTGGACAAACTCTCCATCCTCCGCCTGAGTGTCAGCTACCTGAGGGCCAAGAACTTCTTCTCCG TCACCCTGAACGGTCGGAACGGAGCGACTCCGGCCGGCATGAATGATGGCGACGGTAAAACAGCGGGATCGGTGGAGACCAAGATTCCTGAAGGCGATCTTCTGCTGCAG GCTCTCAATGGTTTTGTCCTGGTCATCACTGCTGGCGGGATCATCTTCTACTCCTCACACACCATCCAGGACTACCTGGGCTTCCACCAG ACGGATGTTATGCACCAGAGTGTGTACGAACTGGTCCATACAGAGGACCAGCAGGAGCTCAGGAGAAACTTGCACTGGGCTTTGAACCCTCCACCCGCTGCTGCATCTGCCATCACCCAGGACTCCCCCGAAG AGATGGAACCAGACAGCAGCTCATCTCTGGTCAGCTACAACCCCGAGCAGCTTCCCCCGGAGAACTCATCCTTCCTGGAGAGGAGCTTTGTGTGCCGCTTCCGCTGCCTTCTGGACAACTCCTCTGGATTTCTG GCTTTGAACATTCAGGGCCGACTGAAGTTTCTGCATGGACAGAGCCAGCGGCAAGAAAACGGAGGGAAGGTCCTGTCACAGCTCGCACTTTTTGCCATTGCAACTCCTCTGCAGCCACCATCCATCCTGGAGATCAGGACCAAGAACATGATCTTCAGAACCAAACACAAGCTGGACTTCACCCCTCTGGCCTGTGACGCAAA GGGGAAGATAGTGCTGGGGTACACGGAGGCTGAACTTCGTGTACGAGGATCTGGCTATCAGTTCATCCACGCGGCGGACATGTTGTACTGCGCAGAGAACCATGTCAGAA TGATGAAGACTGGAGAGAGCGGTCTGACAGTGTTCAGGCTCTTGACGAAGGAGAATCGCTGGAAATGGGTCCAGGCCAATGCCAGGCTGGTTTACAAGAACGGCAAACCCGACTACATTATCGCCACCCAGAGGCCtctttt ggatgaggagggaggagaacatTTGCGGAAGCGCTCTATGCATCTACCCTTTACCTATGCTACAGGAGAGGCCCTGCTCTACCAGTCCAACCATCCCATAGCAGGCTTTAGAGATGGAGGCCACGAGAAAAACGGCAGTAAGTCAAAGAAGAGCCGGACTGAAAGGCTGGTGAGGGATGGTGTGGACCCTGGTTCTCTTCTCGGGGCTCTCATGAGTCAGGATGAGTCGGTGTATGTCTGCCAGCCCGCCATGGAGCCCAAGATGTCCTTCCACAGCAGCTTCTTTGGAGACATAATGGGCTTCTCTGATTCTGAACCCTCCAGCTTGCACAGGAGCTGGGACGAGCCGAGCAATGGTGTGCTGGGCCCTGGTATCACACAGGCAGGACCCAGCTTTGACCCTCTGCTGGCTACTCTCGACTCCCTCTCTCTGGATGGCCAAGGGGTTGGTGATTCAGAAGAGGTGGGTTGTTCAAACGGCGAGCTGTTTGGGGCTCTGGAAGGGCTGGGGCTGAGTGCTGAGGACCTAGAGCTGCTACTGCTTGATGAGCGGATGATTAGAGTTGAGATGGACCCTGAGCGAGTGCCCACCTTGGATGACTTGCTTACAAATGAGGAGATCCTTTCTTATATCTACGACTCCTTAGAGGGAAAGATTAATTCCTCAGAGCGTGGAGGACAGGCGCCTCCCAGTACTTCCTCAGCGACAGCCACAACGGTGTCAATACCTGAAAGTAATCCCACCCCTGACAATAATGTGCAAATGCAGTTTCCTCACAATAAGCCTCCCCTGGTGGAGCAGGCTCCCATTGTCCAGCTGTCCCAGCAGATGCAACAGCACCTCAATATGCGACCTGATAAAGTGGCGCATGACTGGGGCCAGCAGAGTAACCATTTGCCgaaaacaacagtgaatggAGACCTGCAAAATCAATCTATCCCCAACGGACAATGGACACCCCAAGGCATTCTAGCCAGTGCAGGGATACAACTGGatcatttcaacacacaacagacTATTTTCAATGGCAAGGCCTCAGAACTGGATGGAAAGCTTCTTGAGCAGAAAACGCATCAACGGtaccttcagcagcagcagcaacccaGGATGCAGAGCCAGCGCTCACAGCAGTGCCATGCCAAACAGAAGGCAGACCACCTCAACGGACTGTGTGATATCTCCAGCACAGAGCATTCAGCAGGGAAATCCCAGTGGCAGGCCTTTGGATTCAGTGAAAATCTGGGCAGCAATGCCTGCCTTGATAACAGCCAAAAACCTCTGACAAACACCTCACTAGATTCTTGCATGGATTACAGCATGCCTGATATTGACAATGTGGATTACACTATTAGTGAAAGTATGTTTGGAAGGAGTGGACAACAGCACAGGGCCGAGTCCACAGTTTCATCATTCCCAGGGATGAACCAtaatcagcagcaggagcagatcCCAGTTCCTTTGGCCCAGGTCATCTCCAGCCTTTCGCAGTGCCCACCCCCCAACACCTCCCTGGAGCAGATCTTAGGAGTGGGCAAGCCCTGCCGGCAGTTGGACCATTTTGGCATGGTGACCTCTGAGATCCCTCATGACCCCAGTCCCAAG